A genome region from Candidatus Desulfatibia profunda includes the following:
- a CDS encoding reverse transcriptase-like protein, which produces MTTDRFNWKRMRFKDNKVWLAEDQNGKPVVKNGKVLIKYQLNQDYEYWVLQQYVQPIESSKSVTKDPAKKKPARKSPNTNIEQDSKTFDESVYGGAVCIYTDGASSGNPGPSGIGVVLRYGNHQKEISRHIGIATNNIAELEAIRTGLLEVKNTDLPVRVFTDSNYAYGVLVRGWKAKKNIEMVRSIKKTTSKFKDLQIIKVKGHAGIKGNERADLLATSAVKK; this is translated from the coding sequence ATGACGACTGACCGATTCAATTGGAAACGGATGCGTTTTAAAGACAACAAGGTCTGGCTGGCTGAAGATCAGAACGGAAAGCCTGTTGTCAAAAACGGCAAGGTATTGATCAAATACCAACTGAATCAGGATTACGAGTACTGGGTTCTTCAACAGTATGTGCAACCGATTGAATCGTCAAAATCTGTAACCAAAGACCCGGCCAAAAAAAAACCTGCCCGAAAATCCCCGAATACGAACATCGAGCAGGATTCGAAAACCTTCGATGAAAGCGTATATGGCGGTGCCGTATGTATTTATACGGATGGAGCATCTTCCGGAAACCCCGGACCATCGGGAATCGGCGTTGTACTGCGTTATGGAAATCACCAGAAAGAGATATCGCGCCATATCGGTATCGCGACCAATAATATTGCAGAGCTTGAGGCCATTCGGACCGGGCTTTTGGAGGTGAAAAATACCGATCTGCCGGTACGCGTCTTTACGGACTCAAACTATGCTTACGGTGTTCTTGTTCGTGGCTGGAAAGCAAAAAAAAACATAGAGATGGTAAGATCCATAAAAAAAACAACTTCAAAATTCAAGGATCTGCAAATCATCAAGGTAAAAGGGCATGCTGGCATTAAGGGCAACGAGAGGGCGGATCTTCTGGCGACTTCAGCCGTTAAAAAATAA
- a CDS encoding antibiotic biosynthesis monooxygenase: MAVKVLIKRKIKDGKLIEVSRLLNKARYNAMGQQGYISSETLSGCDDPRNVIVISMWQKIENWNQWKDSDLRAENEAAFEALLDEPTEYETYNLGLNL; the protein is encoded by the coding sequence ATGGCAGTCAAAGTTTTAATCAAGAGAAAAATAAAAGACGGCAAATTGATTGAGGTCTCAAGACTACTTAACAAAGCCCGATACAATGCCATGGGACAACAGGGTTACATTTCATCGGAGACCTTGAGTGGCTGTGACGATCCAAGGAATGTGATAGTGATATCCATGTGGCAGAAAATAGAGAATTGGAACCAATGGAAAGACAGTGATTTGAGAGCTGAAAATGAGGCTGCGTTTGAAGCTTTGCTTGATGAACCGACCGAATACGAAACCTATAATTTAGGATTGAACCTTTAA
- a CDS encoding cyclic nucleotide-binding domain-containing protein has translation MIESEYLKDNVEMIQKLRQMPTLELFDEKSLKGALQLSKIRQYGPGELIIKEDSYDDRIYFLISGQVRIEKDGKELSVLKRGGDVFGEMGVIDGSARSASAYAVGDVVCLAIDASYIDRLSGNDKIAFGYILYRVFAESLANRLRLTSEELIRLNTDFRANNFQWL, from the coding sequence ATGATTGAATCGGAGTATTTAAAAGACAACGTCGAGATGATACAAAAACTCAGGCAGATGCCTACCTTGGAGCTTTTTGACGAAAAAAGTCTTAAAGGAGCATTGCAGCTGAGCAAGATTCGGCAATATGGCCCCGGAGAGCTGATTATCAAAGAAGACAGCTATGACGACAGGATCTATTTCCTCATATCCGGCCAGGTGAGAATAGAAAAAGACGGCAAAGAACTGAGTGTTCTGAAACGCGGCGGGGATGTTTTCGGCGAGATGGGTGTCATCGATGGTTCAGCCCGGTCTGCTTCGGCCTATGCGGTCGGTGATGTCGTTTGCCTGGCCATAGATGCCTCCTATATTGACCGGTTGTCAGGCAATGATAAAATCGCTTTTGGTTATATCCTGTACCGGGTGTTTGCCGAAAGCCTGGCCAATCGCTTAAGATTGACCAGCGAAGAATTGATTCGGTTAAACACCGATTTTCGCGCCAATAATTTTCAATGGTTATAA